In the genome of Candidatus Aegiribacteria sp., the window ACCTGAAAAGAAGTAGAAACCTCTGGCCACTCGAATAACCTTATCACCAGTATGCCAGAGCGAAAGGTACTGCTGCCTGAAATCCGGCTCAAGTATCCGCAAATCCCGAAGAGAGAACACGGGCAGGTCTGCCATCTGATTCCTGGCTGTAGATAACTTCATATCATTTCCTTTCCACATAGATATATATGTTAAATAGAAATGAAATACAACTACCCAGGTGCCGAAAATGAAAGTGCCGCTTGAGTCGAGTACCCCGTGGGGCCTCCCCTCATTTTATGCGCAGCCCTCGTGGCACACACTTATATGTGAATTCTGTGCGGACTGCATTCCCTGGAAGGAATTGTGTTCCTAAAAACGAGGTTGCTTAGAGGGCTGACCCCATGCATTATCACAGCTTCACGAACCTCACCGAAGCTGACCTCTCTTCAACAACCCCTCGAATGATATATGTACCGGTGGGAGCTTCACCCCCGGAGGAATCATGACCGTCCCAGACAAAAGTATTACCATTTATTTCGGTTAGCTCCCGTACGAGTTTACCCGAAAGATCGTATACAAGAAGCTCAACATCTTCCGAATAAATAGAGGGTACTTCAATGGATACCCCTCCACCTGAAGGGTTGGGAACAGCGGTGATCACGAACTCCGTAGTAGTCTCACCGCCTTCGATTCCAAGGTTGCTCCAGTAGAAACGCACTTCATCGAGAATCGGTGTTCCGAAACGGCCTTCACCAGTCATACCCACCCGGTACTGAATGTACCTGTAGGTACTGTCAATGTGACCCGCAAGGATCCCCGGCTCGAATATGGTATCGCACCAGGCTCCCATGTTCTCCCAGTCGTTGGAACCCCTGGCCTGGAAGAACATATCCGTTCCGGCAGGTTCTTCAGAGATCCAGGATATGCTGTCCCATTGGGCGTAACCGCTTAATTTGAGTATGGAGGACTCAAGCCATCCTGATGAATAACCGCAGATCTCGTGCCAGGATACTTCAACACCGTCTGTGGCACCCGCGAGAATATCCGTAAAACCGTCACCGTTGAAATCGGCAACATCAACATCCTCGAACCACCAGCCTGAGTAAATAA includes:
- a CDS encoding T9SS type A sorting domain-containing protein codes for the protein DSWTRFYVDDQYGSPNFVCCADIDNNDTLEVVAPSTVTPHQIAWWESSTTPPDSMWEKHVVSSSSKDGWELFPVDLDQDGDMDILSACRHSSAGLQFWENIDGVGTDWELTRINYILDDARSVHAADMDGDGDLDVVACGTFHIYLSWFENLDDTCGTWEEHLLATNLDQNRGVHASDLTDDGFVDILVAVWEDNQLFLYRNMDGTGLEWAAYLIYSGWWFEDVDVADFNGDGFTDILAGATDGVEVSWHEICGYSSGWLESSILKLSGYAQWDSISWISEEPAGTDMFFQARGSNDWENMGAWCDTIFEPGILAGHIDSTYRYIQYRVGMTGEGRFGTPILDEVRFYWSNLGIEGGETTTEFVITAVPNPSGGGVSIEVPSIYSEDVELLVYDLSGKLVRELTEINGNTFVWDGHDSSGGEAPTGTYIIRGVVEERSASVRFVKL